A region of the Nitrospira sp. genome:
CTCAGCGATGCGGTCGCTCCCTGATACGGCCCAAACCGTCCCTCCGAATTCTTCGATGTCATACCGCCTTGACCCGGACTATTCATAAATACCTGTTCCGTCGTCCGATCCTCTCGCCCGGCGGGGCTGTTCTCGTTCGGCCTCCTCGACGGACTGCAAGTACGCCTGCATCGGCCTTACTTGCGAAGAGCCCCGGCGGACTTCGGTCTCGAACGCCTCGCGACGGCATTCATGAATAGTCCGGGTTAAGTCTATGCGCCGGCCGCCGATAACGGTTGTGATGAATAGTCGTCGTCATCCTGCATGGTATCTTGCCATAGCTCTGACAGGTGTGGTGTGCGGGTGCGCGGGGCAAGCGCCTCCTCCGCGGAGTCATCATGACGCCACCGCCGGACGGATCGGCGTAGGGGCTGAGTCGCCGAAGTCGGAGAACGGGTTCTCGCCGGTACCCCCGCTTCTGACGGCCGATGAGTATGAGCATCTTGCAGATCGATCCGTGGCCGGGAGGAATTTGACCGTTGCGATGGCGCAGTACGAGAAAGCGTTGCGACTGGACCCGGGGCGCGCACGGGTTCGAGAGAAACGCGGCATCCTGTTTCTTGAAAGGGGATTGGCCGAGGACGCCCTTCTGGAATTCAGGGCCATGGCCGATCAAACCCCGATTTCTGCTGCGGCGTTCGACGGGGAGGGGCGAGCGTTGGCGAGTCTTGGCCGGTTGGAAGATGCCCAGAAGGCGTTTCGCCGAGCCCTAACTCTGAATCCGCAAGATTGGCGCGCCTATGCGTGGCTGGGCATTGTTGCCTATGTTCAGGAACGGTATCCCGATGCTCTTGCCGCATTTCAAACCGCCTACTCCATCAAGCCGGAGCATCCTGCCCTGGCCAACAACCTTGGGCAAACCTACGTTGCATTGAGGCGCTATGATGACGCGATTGCCAGTTTTCGCTTGGGTGACCCGTATGCGCAGGATCATCCACGCCTCACCAAGAATCTCATCGGTGCACTGACATTGGCCGGACAACACGATGCGGCGGAGCAGGTTCGTCGGCACCAGGACCACGATGTGCCGACGAAAGCTCAGCACAGCCAGAACACACGTTTCAGCGAGTAAGACTCCCATCGGAAGCATACTCACTCAATACTAGCAGGCTGTTGACAAACCAACGAAGTGACGAACGAGGATGATGTATCCTTATGCAAAATAACGAATCATGACCTCGAATAGGTAGTGCTCGTTAGGCTAGAGCAGGGTGCGATGTTAATAAAACGGTACAGGGAGTTTGTCAAGTTTGCCCGCAACGTGGCGAGGTTAGCAGTTACCGCCATTGAGAAACTTGGGACCAGGGTGCTTGCGGACACACAACGGACACACTGACTCAAAAGGAGGCGTATGAAAATTCGAGCTTGCCATCTGTGCCGTCAGGTCATGTTGATTCCCAGTGGTGCACCAACCGTGACTTGCGATGCTTGTGGTTTTCCGATGACAGGGTACGCGTTGAGCACGTCGCGTGAGAGCGACACGGAGGAGTTGGAACAAACTACGGATTTCCAGCGACGCTAAAGTGACTCGCAGAAATTCGATGTCTGGTCGAATAGGACTCTGAGAATGGATATTGCCCACAAATATAATTACGTGGAGAGGGGCGATAACGTGTGGAGGAGGGGCAGCTAGACCACAGTGAGATCGCCATGCGCGAGGGCGGCTCGTACGAGCTGCGCCGCATTGGACGCCTGATACTTCCTCAATAGGCGGTGACGCACCGCTTTGATAGAATTCAGGGACAGGCCGAGCTGTTCCGCGATTTGATTCGTGCTCTTCCCGGACCATAGCCCGTCCAGGATGAGCCGCTCGCGCAAGGTCAGTGTTGGTTGCGGTCCCAGCCGAAACACCCTCTCCGTGCCTGTGATTCGTGATCCCATGCGTCCTTCTACTGGATACCTGTACCCGTCATATTGTGACCGAACGAAATGGTCAATCAATTGTGGACATTCGTCAGGGCTACCGTCAGGACGAAAACCCAGTGCGGAAGCATGGTTCCACGCGTCGAGCAGGTAACGATCACGGGTGACACAGTTGCAGCCGTGAGACAAAAAGCGTATCGTTTTCGCCGACCAATAACCCCTCGATGACAGGGCCGTCGTGGGTTCTACGGTCCTCAATTGATCGCCGGTGAGGCAATGGGAGCGCTCGAACCATGATTATCGTGAATGACGTGATGCGAGACGCCACGGTCCGTGGGGTTCAATTGATCCCTGGCGGGCATCGAGTCATGCTGGAGGTGGCCGCACGAGAGTTGCCTTTCTGGCAGGACATGATCGCGAGCAAGCGGCCACTCCACGTCGAGGCCCTCTTAGAGATCTCCACACTGGCCACCAACGACACGAACCTGAAGAGTCTGCAGGGCGTCTATGTGGCAGACATGCTCCCGAAGAATGATCCTGACCACCTCCACGTCCGGTTGACGTCAGCGGATTCCCCGCGACCAGTGGAACGCGGGATCGAGAAAGGCGATTGACGCAGAGCGCCGTCCACGGCGCGCCGTTACTCAGGATCACGGCATGACACCGGGCGAATCACGGCTCTGAGAGGTGCCGAATGGTGAGGGTGGACGGGCGGGTGAGCGAAGCGGTTGTCACCAATCTTGACATGGAAGTTGGAGGGACGATTGGCATGCTGTTTCTCGATCTCGACGCCACGATCAGCGAACTTGCGCACTGGAAGAGCGGCCACCGACTCCGCGTGGAAGCGAGATGGAAGCCGAATTATTTTCTTTTCCGCTTCATCCGTCGTTGATCGAAATACTGGGACCCTGTTCTGTTAAAGGTTCATTCATTGCGCACACGTATACCCTTGAAAATCGTCTCTGGATTTTATTGCAGTCTGCCGGAGAATTGAAGCCGCTGCAAGGTAGATGACCAAGTTAGACGGCATGATTAGAGAAAAAATATCTTATATATCAAGTGAATAGAGGATGGCTGGTTGGTGCGATCTCTAGTGTTCCCAGCCTTCAATGGCCCTCAACTTTACACGATATTTATCCGATAACGATCTGTCGCACTTTTGTGCCTAGTCCGTTTCAATCAACGTTCGAGTGGAGTTTCCTGTGACCATTATGATCGTGGAAGACAATATTGTATGCGCGAAATTGGTCGAGGGGCTGCTCCAAAAAGCCGGTTATCAAACGGTTGTCGTCAATAACGGTAAAGAGGCGCTGGAGTTGCTCCCTACGCTATGCAACATCCATCTCGTCATCACGGATTATCTGATGCCGGAAATAAACGGTATCGAGCTGATTCAACAGTTGAAAATGCTTCCCGGCTTGAGGGACATTCCGGCCATCATTCTCTCGGCTCATTGCGATATCCCTACGGCCAAGATAGCGCGAGGTCTGCATTGCAATAGCATCCTCGTCAAGCCAGTGAAGAAGGAACAGTTGTTAGAACGGGTGGAACAGGTGCTGAGCGTCCAACCCCTGGTGTTGCGTAGCAAGTTTGATGTGTCCGACACCTTACAAATAGGTGACGAGGAATATCAGGAGCTGAGTGACATGTTTGCCATTCAGGTAAACGAAACCATCCCCTACGCAGTTCTGGAGGAATCCACATCTAACGAGCCGATCTCCGGAGCATTAAATCAATCACTGGGCGCTCTGGCGGAGAGCGCCTGTCTGCTCGGCGCAGACAAGTTCTCAAGCCTCTATGCGAAACTTCTGGCCGAGGATGCGTTGACACGATCACAGCTTTCTGCCCTTGTACGGGCATTGCAGGAATTATCATTGGAGTTCTCGGCGCGTCGTGGTTCGAAAAAAGTAAACGACCCAGCCAAAGCCCCGCCCTCCGAAGAAGCGTCCGCTGCCTAACTCCTGCTTCGTGCTTCGCAGCCCCCTGCGGAGATGCAGGTCTGACTGTTCCCAAATCTTGCCTCTCACCCGACGTGAATCAGTAAGCATTCCGCCGTCAGCAAGAGTTATTCCCCTTACTTTGTCGACGCCTCATCGCGGTAATGGGCCAAGCCAAAATCTGCGTTTGGAGACAGGCCCCGGCGCGATGCTGTCGTTGGGCGAGAATCGGCTACGATTGGGCGGACGCCGTAGATGTTGCTTCGCAAAGGCAAGGTTGCCTTTTTCGACATGCACCGTATGGTTGTGAGAGACCTATCTCATAACTTCAAGAGAAGCGGTATTGGTGGGCCGACGCCAGCAGCACGTACAAGCGAACATGAAGCGTCGGATTCTGTTTCTGTGCAAAGACAATTCGACGAGAAGCCGAATGGCATAGGCACTGTTGCAGCCAATCGAGGAAGATTACTTCCAGTGAGCAAGCGCGGGCACACATCCCGCTGGATTCAAACGCTGTAACTGTGGAAGTGATGAAGAAACTGGGATCTTTCGCACATTTGATTCAAGCATGTAGAGGAATTTATTTGTCAGCCGTTCGATCATGACATCACTGTAGGGTCGTGGGAGAGAAACTTTTTCCAATTATGCCTGAGGTTCATCAACTGCGGCACTGGAGTTCCGACGACCCCGCTGCCACCCCAAACAACGCCGTGATGTCTTTCAGAGAGTGCGGGACGAAATTATCGATCGACTGTGTCTATTTGGGGGCAATGTGGCACAGGTTCCGATTGCGGCCATACAATGTTATTGATGCAACCCTCATAACTCTCCCAAAGCGGCGAGACTGGCGTAATCACTGGGGACGTTAGGCAACTACCCAGGGAATTAGAGCCGTTTGGACCTGTCTGGAGTTTTTCGGCCCTAGAGCATTTTTTTGCAATATTATGCCGTATTTTCGATCGCGGCATCACAACCATTTGGCTCACTCTGGTTCCATTCGCCCTATCACGGGCCATCGTTACTTCGAGAGAAAAATCTGAATCACCGCTACTAGCGCATTGTTTGGTCATTCCATACTTGCCGCACGTTTTTCGTACAACCGTTTTGCATAGCTGTCACACGGTGCTCCTCGTGTTCTGAGGAACACTTCTGAGGGATGACGTAGTGTCCCTTAGTGTCCCCTGTTGTCCCCTAGTGTCCCCGAACGGGCCTCTTTCACCACCGCACGCCGATGCGTATGGTTTGACCATACATCGAGCGACGAAACGTAAAGGAGACGTGATGGAACAAACATGGTTAACCGTCGATGAGTTGGCCGCCGTCCTCAAAGTCAGTCCAAAGTCGATCCGCCGGGCCTACCGCAAAGGCGAGATTCCGGTAGATCGATTCTGCCGATTTGTACGTTTCGATCTGGAGCGCGTGAAGGAGGCCCTGAAGGCCAAGGGGCGTGGTCAGACCTTTGTGGTGTCCATGAGGAAGGAGGGACAGCGCAGCGCGACCGACGGCGCCAGCGGGCGGCGCGCGCAGCGGACCAGCCCCCGACTTGGTAAGACGGGGGCGTCTATCGCACAAACGCCAAGGAGGAAGAAATGACCGTCTCCGGAGGATTCACCCAAACCATCGATTGGCTGGCCTTCACCCTGCCGAAGGCTGAAGTCGCAGACGTGATCAGGCTCATTGGTGGCGACTGGTTTCAAAGTGAGAGCGGCTTTCGGGGCTACCCCGTCGCTCAGCTCATGACGCAGGGCAAGACGGGTGTCGGCAAACTGGGGACGGGTGCTCCTCGCAATCCGAAGGAAGTGCATGTGGATCTGTCGGCTGGGATTGTCTCCCAGTGGGATGAGACCAAGCTCAAGACGGTCCTTGCGTGGATCTTTGCGCAGAAGGGCCATGTGACCCGGATCGATGTCGCCATGGACGACCGGGAGGCGACTGTCGCAGTCGAGACCGTGCGGCAAGCCGTGGAGGCCGGACAAGCGGTGAGTCGATCGAAGCAGTTCAAGGTGATCCAGGCCTCTAATCATCGCGTAGGCATCCGGACTGGAGAGACCCTGTATTTCGGCAGTCGGGAAAGCCAAAGCATGCTGCGGGTCTATGACAAACGGTTGGAACTCCAGAGTCGTGGACGAGAAGACGCGGAGACTTACGGCGTCCGGTGGGAAATGGAATTCAAACAGGACCGGGCGCAAGCCTGCGCCAAAGCGCTGCTCACACTCGATTCCGAAGATTGGCGGGCCTTCTTAGTTGGGGTACTGCGCTCCTATGTGGATTTCCGAGAGACCACACGAGAAGCCGAAGCGTATGAAAAATATCGGGCTCCTCTGTTGGGTTGGTGGGAAGGCTTAACCGAAGGCTTTAGGCGCTGTCGGCTCGTGGTCGAACGCATTCAACAGCGGCTGGACGATGTCGTCGCGTGGTTCGCCAACGCTCTCAGCCCCATGCTCGCCGTGGTGGTGGCCTGTCGCGGTGATCAGTTTCTGACGGAGATGATTTATGCGGGTACGAAACGATGGAACCAGAAGCACTATGCCCTGTTGAAGCAACGCAAGAAGGTGGTGACGCCCTATGTGCTTCATCTCAAACCTCGGACATAACGTGGTGTACATCCGTGCCTGTCCAGATCCGGATTGCAAGGCCGCCGGAGCCTGGGGTGAGTTTCGGAAGGGAAAGTTGTTTGTGATCTGCACAACCTGTCGTTTCCAATTTCAGTTGCTGCCGAAAGTCCGGCTTGCGGGCCGGGGCGTGTGGGTCAGGCGCAGAGCTGATCCGAGGGTCTTTTCACAATCAGGAGGGTCGAACGATGCAAGTCAAAGCAGAGGGGGCGGTGCAGGGGTATGTGGAGCGGAGGAGCCGGGAGGGCAAGGTGTTTCGGTCGGTGGATCTGTATGTGAAGGGCAAAGATCCGGGGGTGCTGCGATTGGGGATACCGGAGGATCAGATGTCGCTCATTGAGGTCTGTAAGCAGGCGGAAGGTAAACAGGCCAAGGTGTCGATCGAAGTGCGCAAGTTCGAACAGACCGGACGCACGTTCTTCGATCTCACCGGATTGGACGTGCAGAAGTAACGGCAGAGGGAGGAAGGCCGGTGGATCTGACGATTATTCTCGTGGCGGTCCTGTTACTGGCCTTCCTCACCGGCCTCGGAGTCGGACGATTGTGAAACTACTGTCTTTAACCAGTTATCTGACGTTCATCTGGGGACTCTTGTTCTCCATCTGCCTGACGCCGGTGGAATCCTTAGGCCAGACAACGACGCAATATTCTCGGGTCGTCGCCCAGGCCGAACGCATTGCCTATCTAGCCGCACAACGCTCTGCCTTGGCCTCTCAAGTCGCCACGGCAGCCCTGGCGCCTTCTGCTGCCTCGTTGGCCGTTCGCATGGTGGCGGGCCCTATTGGTTGGGCGGCCCTCGGAGTCAGTGCAGGCTTGGTGCTCGCCCAGATGTACTATTCACAGCCGGATCTGGCCGCCATCAAACAGGCGGCGTCTCCCCCGACAGGCAACTGGACCTATTCGTACAATGGGCAGACCTACACCATTCCGAATCACAACATCGCGGGAAGTCCCGCTCCCGCACCAGTCTGTCCCGGTGGGCTCATGTTTGGCTATTTGGGCAGTCCGACGCCGGGCATGACCTCCGCCGGGCCTTCCAACTGGTGGTGTCCGCCTTCGCCTGCGCAACAAGCCACGGGCACGCCCAGCGCATCGGACATTCAGCAGTATCTGCTGGCGCAATCACCCAGTTCACCCGATGCCATCGAACAACATACGAGCCCCGTCGGCACCACCGGTACCACGCAACCGGCAGACAACACGACCTCACAACCGGTCAGTCCGACCGAGATGCCGACGACGGTAAAACCGAAGCCCGTACCAGCCGGGGATATCGTGGTGGCAGACAACGTGCCGCCTCCGGCCAGCACCCCACAGCAGAATACGCAACAGCAGACCACCACGACGACGACGACAACGACGCAGAATCCGGACGGCTCGACGACGCAACAAGAAGAAACCCAGGCGACCACCTCTTGTTCCGTGGGATCTCATGAAAGCCGGACCTTCGGAACAGTCCTCCAGGAACATCAGACCCGCTGGGGCACGAGTGGCCTGCTTGGCACCCTGAACCTGCTCAAATCCCTGACCTGGCCTTCCACCTTGCCGGTAATTGCCTTGCCCTCCGCCTTCTTTGGGAGCCAGCAAGTCGATTTCAACCAATGGGCCTGGTTCTTCACCGTGCTCCGAACACTGGTCATTGCGACGGCGTCGATTGCCGCGTACCGCATCATTTTTGTCGGTGGAGGCCAGACGACATGACCGCCATTCTGACGCTCATCTATTGCTGGCTGCAGGAGTTCTTCTTCTCCCTCACGGATTGGGGATTAAGCATCTGGGATTCGCTGCTCTCCGTGGCGGACAGCACGCTCGCCGCCATTGGGACGGCAGGGCTCACCCTGCCGCTGATTCCCGATCAATATGCGTGGGTGCTGGGCGCGACGGGCATGAGTCAGGGGCTGGCCATCGTGGCGAGCGCCATGGGGACTCGGTTCATCCTGCAAACCATTCCATTTGTGCGGTGGGGCTCATGAACCAGCTAGTGATGGGCTGGGCCTATGCCTGGACGGTCGTCTTAGCCCTCTGGATCTGGGTGTATCTCAGGAGTCTCCGATGATCGAACTGTATGAAGGGGTCCCAGGCTCCGGCAAGTCCTATCACGCGATCTGCGAGAAGTTTCTGCCCTGGGTCCGGCAAGGGCGACGACTCTATATCGCGGTTGATGGAATCTATCTGGATCGGTTGGCACTGTTTACTGGAATTGGTCTGGAACAACTCGAACAACAGATCACGCTCTGGAAGGACTCCGTCGAAGTCTTGCAAGCGTTTCAGCATGTCGAGCCGGGCTCTGCCGTGATTATCGACGAAGCTCAGACCGTCTTTCGGTCCATGCAGAAGGTGGAGCCGGGTCTGCTGCGCTGGCTCGAAACGCACCGGCATTACGGCGTGGACATTCTGCTCATGAGCCAGGATTTTCGCCAGATGTCCCAGGGCGTCACGCGACTCATTGAAGCGACCGTCAAGTTTCGGAAGCTGGCCTTCGTCGGTCTGTCGAAAAAGTATCAGGGCAAGGTGCGTGGGAACCCGGAAGATAACGAAGTCATCCGGGCCTTTGTCGGCACGTACTCGCCAGCGATCTACGCCTACTATTCGAGTTATGCGTCGGCGGCGATTCGGGAGGAGAAACGTAGTCATACCGTCTTCAAGTCCGCTCGGGTGGCGATCGGCATTGCCGCAGGCCTGTTTGCCATCGGCCTCATGTTCTGGCGGCCCTGGTCATCGCTGAGTTCCACCAAGCCGACACCTGCAGCTGGGGCGACCTCTATCCCGAACGTGGCGGCGGGGGCAGTCCCTTCCGGCTCTGCAAGCCTGCTCAACCCGTTGGGCATAGCTCCGTCGGTGAGCGTGACTCCGCCAGCACCCAGGCGAACCGTCCGAATCCTCGGCGGGGCCGGAATGAGCAAGAACCGTCAAGGCTGGCGCTATCTCTTGGACAGCGGCGAGATCCTCACGGCCGCGCAGATTACCGGACGGTACGGCCTTATGGTCTCGGAAGTTTATGAAGATGGCTCGATTCGGCTCATCGGTGAAGGAGTGTTCTATGGACCTGCCGGCGGTTGAGACGATGACCTATTTCACGGCGATTTTCTGGTTGGGTGGCTTCGCCGTGGGACTGATTATCAAACTAATCCTGCCTCAGAGTCACTGAGGCGCTCGACCGTCGGCGAGGAGTCCGACGGCGTGGGTGGACGTGCCCACCACACAGCATAAGGAGGTGCGTTATGAAGGGATGGGCTTGGGTGAAAGGGCTCGGTGGCGTGCTCATGGCGTTCGTGTTCGCCCTGGGCCTGCCGGCGCTGTCACAGGCGCAGTTGTTTCCGGTCTCGGCGGATGTGGCCACGGTGCGGGCCGATCTGCTCTTGTGGGCCACGGCCTTGATTGGCGTGGCGCTGGCGATCTACGCCTTTAAGCGCGTCCGCGCGATTGTGGGCTAGGTAGGCCCATCGAGGCAGGCTGGCAGCAGCCTGCCTCCTTTTCCAGCGACAAACCAAGAATGAGAATGATGACCAAGGAGAGGGCGCATGACGGCTTCACAAATCCAGACCATCGGCAATGCGTTGGCTGCCGACCTCGTCGCCTGGGGCACGGCCGCGATCGGGCTCGCCTTGGTGGCCGCTGGGGCCGCCTGGGTGTTGCGGCTCCTGCGCTAAGCGCCGGGCCAGCCCTGGTCGGCAAAGCTGTAGTAGCGCTCCTCGGCGAGAACAAGATGATCCAGCAGCGGAATGCCGAACAGATCAGCCGCCTCGCGCAGCCGTTTGGTCAGCACACGATCTTCCGGGCTGGGCGTGCTATCGCCGGAGGGGTGATTGTGCGCGCATATCCAGGCGCCGGCATTCATGAGGATCAGCGGCTTGAAGACTTCGCGTGGATGCACAATGGCCAAGGTCAGCGATCCAGTGGAGACCACATTGATCCCAATGAGCCCATGCTTCGCATCCAGGCCACAGATGAGGAACTGCTCCCGGTCGAGACCCGCAAACAAAGGCCGGAGGATCGCCGCAGCGCCTTCCGACGTATGCACCGATTCCGCAGCTGGAATGGCACGGCCCTCGCGCACGAGGGTCACACGGTACCGAGGGATTCCGTATTTGCGAACCGGTTTCAGTGGCTGTACACCGTTCGAGGAACCGAGAGAGCTATCAACGGACATGTCCGCCTCCTTCTGAAATTATGTTCTAGCCCCACCCTTCACCAACCAAGGGTGGGGCGTAACGAAGGAGGCGGCACGGGGCTCTCGCAGCGGGCAGGCCTGGAGGGGCGGAGACCGGTACGGAGGGGACCGGGAAGGCCTGTCCCGCTGCTCCTTAGCCACGGGTCGCACCCGTTGTGCTC
Encoded here:
- a CDS encoding helix-turn-helix domain-containing protein, coding for MEQTWLTVDELAAVLKVSPKSIRRAYRKGEIPVDRFCRFVRFDLERVKEALKAKGRGQTFVVSMRKEGQRSATDGASGRRAQRTSPRLGKTGASIAQTPRRKK
- a CDS encoding JAB domain-containing protein — translated: MSVDSSLGSSNGVQPLKPVRKYGIPRYRVTLVREGRAIPAAESVHTSEGAAAILRPLFAGLDREQFLICGLDAKHGLIGINVVSTGSLTLAIVHPREVFKPLILMNAGAWICAHNHPSGDSTPSPEDRVLTKRLREAADLFGIPLLDHLVLAEERYYSFADQGWPGA
- a CDS encoding replication initiation factor domain-containing protein; this encodes MTVSGGFTQTIDWLAFTLPKAEVADVIRLIGGDWFQSESGFRGYPVAQLMTQGKTGVGKLGTGAPRNPKEVHVDLSAGIVSQWDETKLKTVLAWIFAQKGHVTRIDVAMDDREATVAVETVRQAVEAGQAVSRSKQFKVIQASNHRVGIRTGETLYFGSRESQSMLRVYDKRLELQSRGREDAETYGVRWEMEFKQDRAQACAKALLTLDSEDWRAFLVGVLRSYVDFRETTREAEAYEKYRAPLLGWWEGLTEGFRRCRLVVERIQQRLDDVVAWFANALSPMLAVVVACRGDQFLTEMIYAGTKRWNQKHYALLKQRKKVVTPYVLHLKPRT
- a CDS encoding response regulator is translated as MTIMIVEDNIVCAKLVEGLLQKAGYQTVVVNNGKEALELLPTLCNIHLVITDYLMPEINGIELIQQLKMLPGLRDIPAIILSAHCDIPTAKIARGLHCNSILVKPVKKEQLLERVEQVLSVQPLVLRSKFDVSDTLQIGDEEYQELSDMFAIQVNETIPYAVLEESTSNEPISGALNQSLGALAESACLLGADKFSSLYAKLLAEDALTRSQLSALVRALQELSLEFSARRGSKKVNDPAKAPPSEEASAA
- a CDS encoding helix-turn-helix transcriptional regulator — protein: MGSRITGTERVFRLGPQPTLTLRERLILDGLWSGKSTNQIAEQLGLSLNSIKAVRHRLLRKYQASNAAQLVRAALAHGDLTVV
- a CDS encoding tetratricopeptide repeat protein; the encoded protein is MNSRRHPAWYLAIALTGVVCGCAGQAPPPRSHHDATAGRIGVGAESPKSENGFSPVPPLLTADEYEHLADRSVAGRNLTVAMAQYEKALRLDPGRARVREKRGILFLERGLAEDALLEFRAMADQTPISAAAFDGEGRALASLGRLEDAQKAFRRALTLNPQDWRAYAWLGIVAYVQERYPDALAAFQTAYSIKPEHPALANNLGQTYVALRRYDDAIASFRLGDPYAQDHPRLTKNLIGALTLAGQHDAAEQVRRHQDHDVPTKAQHSQNTRFSE